GGGAGCGGGTTTGGCAGGCGATTTGGCGGCTACGGATTTAGCTACCGGCTTCTTTGCGGTCAATTTGGGTTTCTCGGCTTTCTTCGGCTTGGCGGGCTTTGCAGCCGCTCGCTTGGTCGGCATTGTTTGTCGCTCCAGGCCCGGTTACGGGGAAGGGGGCCGGTTTGCAGGACGCGGGATTATACCGGCGAGTTTTTGCGTGTACAGCGGCATGAAAGCCCCGTCGAATCAGTGATTTCTGGGCCGATTTTTTAGCGCCGAATCAGGGCAATTCGACCGCCGGGGCCGCTTTCCAGCCTGGACGTCGGCGCTCAACGACAACTGTCGTGTAGATCCCACCCCGAACGTTGAATTTGCCCACTAGCCGCAGAAAGCGGGGTGTGCACACATTCGCCAGGTCGTCGGCAATCTGGTTGGTGACCGCCTCATGGAAGGCGCCGCGGTCGCGGAACGACCACAGGTACAGCTTGATCGCCTTGAGTTCGATGCACAGTTCGTCGGGCACGTATTCGAGTTCGAAAGTGGCAAAGTCGGGTTGGCCGGTCTTCGGGCACAGGCAGGTGAACTCCGGCAATGTCATGCGGATCGTGTAGTCGGTTTCGCGCGCCGGATTTGGAAAAGTCTCAAGGTGCGTGGAGGGTTGCGTGGACATGTTGATGTAGTGATGCGCAGGGATTTGTCGCCGCGGGTTTTTACCGAGAACGCGGCCTGAAAAAAGTTGCAGTTACTTTACACTACGGCGCCAATTCATCCGCACGCGGCAACCCGGAATCATAGATGCGCCTGACCAAGATCAAAGTAGCCGGCTTCAAGTCATTCGCGGACCCGACCTCGGTCGGTTTCCCGAGCAATCTGACCGGTGTCGTCGGGCCGAACGGATGCGGCAAGTCGAACATCATCGACGCCGTGCGCTGGGTCATGGGTGAATTGTCCGCGAAACACCTGCGCGGCG
This sequence is a window from Pseudomonadota bacterium. Protein-coding genes within it:
- the queF gene encoding preQ(1) synthase, whose protein sequence is MSTQPSTHLETFPNPARETDYTIRMTLPEFTCLCPKTGQPDFATFELEYVPDELCIELKAIKLYLWSFRDRGAFHEAVTNQIADDLANVCTPRFLRLVGKFNVRGGIYTTVVVERRRPGWKAAPAVELP